A genomic segment from Aegilops tauschii subsp. strangulata cultivar AL8/78 chromosome 1, Aet v6.0, whole genome shotgun sequence encodes:
- the LOC109758202 gene encoding uncharacterized protein, translating into MADARDTTATSTDHHHHQTSRGAAAPPAAKGGATISITIVLLALLVASVAAFQMSSPSPRMEAPGVGDGSRPGAEPVEQAVGHGGVPGFNSRLDAFRAWAKLTWMKLQRPRSDDPRYDAGGNGIAGSAAEATKKSLEMGKETAEQAAASAAGLARDTVKGVAAPNSGAEL; encoded by the exons ATGGCGGACGCCAGGGACACGACCGCCACCAGCaccgaccaccaccaccaccaaacTAGCCGCGGCGCAGCGGCACCGCCAGCGGCGAAAGGCGGCGCGACCATATCCATCACCATCGTCCTCCTCGCGCTGCTCGTGGCCTCTGTCGCGGCGTTCCAGATGTCGTCGCCATCGCCCCGGATGGAGGCACCGGGCGTGGGGGATGGCAGCCGCCCCGGCGCCGAGCCGGTGGAGCAGGCCGTCGGCCATGGCGGCGTCCCCGGGTTCAACAGCCGGCTGGACGCGTTCCGCGCGTGGGCCAAACTGACGTGGATGAAGCTTCAGCGGCCGCGCTCCGATGATCCACG GTATGATGCTGGTGGAAATGGAATCGCCGGCTCGGCAGCGGAGGCGACGAAGAAGAGCCTGGAGATGGGCAAAGAGACGGCGGAGCAGGCGGCGGCGAGCGCCGCGGGGCTGGCCAGGGACACGGTGAAGGGAGTGGCCGCGCCCAACTCCGGTGCAGAGCTGTGA